The stretch of DNA GGCTACACCCGCGGCGACTCGCTCGTCGTGGACAGTGACGCAGCAGTCGTCGCCCACTTCGTCTACGAAGAGGGTGCACTCGTGACGGCAATCAAGGGCCAGCACGCTGGCGAAATCGGAACCATCGAGGAGATCCATATTTCCCCATCGTCTGCGCCGAACCGTATCGTCGTCGACCAAGAAGACGGCTCCTTCGAAACAATCGAAGACTACGTCGTCGTTATCGACGAGAACTTCACCGGAGGTGACGACGAATGAGCGAGGCTGATTTCCACGCAATGCGACAGCCACGCGTCGAAAAGGTCGTCGTCCACATGGGTGTCGGCCGCGGTGGGCGCGAGCTCGCCAACGCAGAGGACATCCTAGAAAGCGTGACCGGCCAGCAGAGCGTTCGGACGCTCGCAAAGCGCACGGTTCCGGACTTCGGCATCCGCGAGGGTGACCCAATCGGTGCCAAAGTGACGCTCCGCCACGAGGACGCCGCAGAGTTCCTCGAGACGGCACTCACGCTCGTCGATCTCAAACCGAAGCAGTTCGACGACAACGGCAACTTCAGCTTCGGCGTTCCGGAACACACGGAATTCCCGAGCCAGGAGTACGACCCGAACATCGGGATTTACGGGCTTGACGTGACCGTCAACCTCGTTCGTCCCGGCTACCGTGTCGCAAAGCGCGACAAGGTCAACCGACAGATTCCGTCGGCCCACAAGCTGACGGTCGAGGACGCAATCGCGTACCTTGAATCGACGTATGACGTGGAGGTGAACAAATGAGCGAGGAACTCGGCGAGCACGCCACGAAGCGAACGGGCCAGCTCCAACAGTGCCAGCGATGCGGTCGCAAACAAGGCCTTGTTGGCAAGTACGACATCTGGCTCTGCCGGCAGTGCTTCCGTGAGATTGCCCGAAGCATGGGCTTCAAGAAATATAAGTAACATGGCAGATAACGACCCACTCAGCAGCGCACTCTCCGGCATCGACAACGCCGAGAGCGTCGGTCATCTGACCCAGACAGTTGAGCCCGCCTCGAATATCATCGGCAGCGTGCTTGAGGTCTTCTACGACCGCGGGTACATCAACGGCTTCGAGTTCGTCGAAGACGGCAAAGCCGGTCGATTCGAGGTTGAACTAAAAGGCGCGATCAACGAATGTGGTTCGGTCAAGCCCCGCTACTCGGCGGGTGCAGACGACTTCGAGCGATGGGAGAAACGGTTCCTCCCAGCCCGTGACTACGGGACGCTTGTCGTGACTACCAGCCACGGGATCATGAGCCACTACGAGGCCCGCGAAGCGGGCATCGGTGGCCAAATAATCGCGTACGTGTACTGAACCATGGCACGAGTAGAACTCGAAATTCCAGACGATGTGACGGCCGAAGTCGACCGCTTCGACCTCACAGTAAGCGGCCCAGAAGGATCGGTAACGCGCCGACTCTGGTACCCGAACGTCACCGTCTCCGTTGACGACAACGTTGTCGTCGTCGAGAGTGACGTTGAGAAAGCCAAGATGAACGCCACCATCGGGACGTTCTCGAGTCACATCGAGAACATGTTCCACGGCGTGACCGCAGGATGGGAGTACAAGATGGAAGTCTTCTACTCTCACTTCCCAATGCAGGTTCGCGTCGAAGGTGACGACGTTGTCATCCAGAACTTCCTCGGTGAGAAGTCCCCGCGACGGACCACCGTTCACGGCGACACGGAAGTTCAGATCGACGGCGAGGAGCTGACGCTTTCCGGTCCCGACAAAGAACACGTCGGCCAGACCGCAGCGGACATCGAACAGCTCACGCGCGTCAAAGGCAAAGACACTCGGGTGTTCCAGGACGGCGTCTACATCATCGAAAAACCACAGCGAGGTGACGCCTGATGGCAGACGAAGACCAACCACAAGAACTGACCGACATCAGCGGTGTCGGCGAGGCAAAGGCAGAGGCACTCCGCGAAGCAGGCTTCGATACGGTCGAAGCCGTCGCGCGCGCCTCCCAGTCTGAGCTCGCCGAGGTTGATGGCATCGGTAACGCCCTCGCCGCCCGTATCAAAGCGGACGTCGGCGGGCTCGAAGTCTCAGAGGAGACGGAAGCCGAAGTCGAAGACGAAGACGCGGAAGCCGAGGAGGCAGCCGCAGAAGACGTCGAAACCGAACTGCAACCACGCGGCCTGGTCGATAAGACCCCCGACCTCGACGACGAGGAAGCACGCCTGCTTCAGGCGCGTTCCCGCGCGGGCAAACCGCAGTTCAACCGCCAGGACTACCACAAGAAAAAGCGCACGCCGACCTCGTGGCGCAAGCCACGCGGTGGGCTCTCGAAGCAGCGCCGCGGCATCAAGGGCAAGGGCCCGATGGTCGAGGCAGGCTACCGCACCCCGAAATCGATTCGTGGGCGGCACCCAAGCGGCTTCGAAGAAGTGCGCGTCTTCAACGTCGATGACCTCGATGGTCTCGACGGTGACACGCAGGCAGCCCGTATCGCTGGCTCCGTCGGTGCTCGCAAACGCGAACGCATCGAAGAGGAGGCAGAGGAGATGGGCGTCCGCGTGCTCAACCCAACCTACGTCGAAGTTGAGGTGACAGAAGAATGAGCGACCTGAAAGCCCAGCGCCGTCTCGCAGCCGACGTCTTAGACGTCGGGAAGAACAAAGTTTGGATGGACCCAGAGGCCTCAGCCGAGATTGCAGAAGCAATCACGCGCGAGGACATCCGCGAACTCGTCGCGGACGGCTCCATCACGGCAAAGGACAAGCGCGGGAACTCCCGCGGTCGTGCCCGTGAGCGCAACAAGAAGCGCGCCTACGGACACCGCAAAGGCCCCGGTTCCCGCAAAGGGAAGGCTGGCGCACGGCAGAACAAGAAAGCAGACTGGACGAGCCGCATTCGCGCACAGCGAAAGAAGCTCAAAGAACTCCGCGACGAGGGTGAACTCAACCGCACCCAGTACCGCTCGCTTTACAACAAGGCAAGCGGTGGCGAGTTCCGCAGTGTCCAGTACCTGCTCAACTACATCGAACAACAGTACGGTGACGAATAATGGCTAACGGACCACGATACAAGGTTCCGATGCGGCGCCGCCGCGAGGTCAGAACGGACTACCATCAGAGGTTGCGCCTGTTGAAATCCGGCAAGCCTCGTCTGGTCGCTCGAAAGAGCAACCAGCACATCAGGGCGCAGCTGATCACGGCTGGAGACGAAGGCGACGTGACACTTGCGAGTGCAACGTCTGCCGACCTCGCCGATTTCGGCTGGGAGGCCCCGACTGGTAACCTGCCTGCAGCGTACCTGACCGGCTATCTCGCCGGCAAGCGTGCGCTCGCAGCAGGCCTCGAAGAGGCAGTGCTTGACATCGGCCTTAACACGGCAACCCCCGGCAACAAAGTGTTCGCAGTTCAGGAAGGCGCAATCGATGCAGGACTCGACATCCCGCACAACGAGAGCGTCCTCGCTGACTGGTCTCGCACCCGCGGCGAACACATTGCCGAGTACGCAGAATCGCTCGACGAACCACTCTACAGCGGAGAGTTCGACGCGACCGAACTCCCCGAGCACTTCGACGAAGTGCGTGAACGACTGGAGAACGAACTATGAGCAGAAACAACAACGGCTGGGAGCCACGAACCCGTCTCGGTCGGAAAGTCGCAGAGGGCGACATCACCACGATGGAAGATGCCCTCCGCTCGGGTCTCCCGCTTAAGGAGCCCCAGATCGTCGACCAGCTCCTCCCGGGGCTCGAAGACGACGTGCTGGACATCAACATGGTCCAGCGCATGACTGACTCCGGCCGCCGTGTCAAGTTCCGCTCGGTCGTCGCCATTGGTAACCGCGATGGTTACGTTGGCTACGCCCAGGGCCGGGACGACCAGGTCGGTGGCTCCATCCAGAAGGCAATCGAGCGCGCAAAACTGAACATCATCGACGTCTCGCGTGGCTGCGGGTCGTGGGAATGTGGCTGTGGGCGACCCCACACCGTCGCACTCCGCACGTCCGGTAAGGCAGGCAGCGTTGAGGTCGAACTCCAGCCCGCACCACGTGGGCTTGGACTCGCGGGCGGGGAGACCGTCCGTTCGGTGCTCGAACTCGCCGGTATCGAAGACATCTGGACGCGCTCGTCGGGGAACACCCGCACGACCGTCAACTTCGCAAAAGCAACCTTCAACGCGCTTCGCAACACGGCTGAGGCCCGCGTGCCCCAGCACGCCCGCGAGCAGCGTGAGGTGATTGAATAATGCGAGCACTCGTCCAGATTCGCGGTGAAGTGAACATGAAACAGGGCATCCGCGACACGCTCTCCATGCTCAACATCCACAAAGTCAACCACGCGACCTTCGTCCCCGAGACGGAGGCCTACCGTGGCATGATCACCAAGGTCAACGACTACGTTGCCCACGGTGAGCCAAGCAAGGACGTCGTCGTCACGCTCCTTCGGACGCGCGCAGAGCCGCTCGAAGGCGACGCGACGGTCGACGACGAGTGGGTGGCAGCAAACACCGACTACGACGACATCGAGAGCCTCGCAGACGCGCTCTTTGCAGAAGAGACGAACCTCCGCGAGCAAGGCCTCTCTCCCGTGCTTCGCCTGCACCCCCCACGCAAGGGACACAAAGGCATCAAGCACGTCACTAAAGAGGGTGGCGAACTCGGTAAGCACACGACAGAGGAGATCGACCAGCTCCTCGAGGCGATGCGATAACCATGACCAGTAAGAAACGACGCCAGCGTGGCTCGCGCACCCACAGCGGCGGTACCCACAAGAACCGGCGTGGTGCCGGAAACCGTGGTGGCCGCGGTCGCGCCGGTCGCGCAAAACACGAGTTCCACAACTACGAACCGCTTGGTAAACACGGGTTCACCCGGCCGCCGTCACTCCGCGAAGACGTCCGCACCGTGGACGTCCAGACGTTAGACGAGAACGCGGTGCTCTACGCCGCAGACGGTCTCGCAGAAGAGACCGACCACGGCTTCAAGCTGGACGCCCGCGACATCGTCGAAGACGGTCACGACGTCGATGTCGTGAAGGTGCTCGGTGGAAGCCAGATTCGTAACCAGCTCGTCGTAACGGCTGACGACTTCAGCGAGAGCGCACGCGAGCTCATCGAGGGCGAAGGCGGCGACGCCATCCTCAGTGAGCGCGGCCAAGAGCGCCAGGCTGAACTCGAAGCAGACGACGAAGACGAAGACGAGGACGCGGAGTAGACCCATGGGCTGGAAGGAGGCTGCTGAACCGGTGCTCACCCGAATGCCGTCGGTACGCAGACCGGAAGGTCACGTGCCGTTCCGGCGCAAGCTTGGCTGGACAGCGGGCATTCTGGTGCTGTATTTCTTCCTGACGAACGTGTTCCTGTACGGACTCGGCTCCGGACAGTCGGACGTGTTCGGGCAGTTCCGCTCCATCCTCGCGGGTGGTCAGGGAACCATCCTGCAGCTCGGTATCGGTCCGATCGTCACCGCAAGCATTGTGCTGCAGCTACTCGGCGGCGCCGACCTCTTGGGCCTCGATACGAGCAACCCACGAGACCAGATTCTGTATCAGGGCCTCCAGAAGTTCCTGGTGGTCGTGATGATTTGTCTCACCGGCCTCCCGATGGTGTTCGCAGGAAGCTTCCTGCCCGCAGACCCACAGGTCGCCCAGAGCCTCGGCATTGGACTCACGGGCGTCAAGTGGCTCATCTTCGCGCAAATCTTCGTCGGCGCAATCCTCATCCTGTTCATGGACGAGGTCGTCTCGAAATGGGGCGTCGGCTCGGGGATTGGCCTGTTCATCATCGCCGGTGTCAGCCAGAGTCTCGTGGGTGGCTTCTTCGCCATTCCCGGACTCGGCTCGAACGAAGCCGGGCTGTTTGCGACGTGGTTTGGCATGCTCACCGGCAGCGTGGACATGCCAAGCATTCTGTCGCTTTCGGGCCTCCAGGTGCTGTTCGTCGGTGAAGGGCAGATTCTCGCGCTCATCACGACCCTCCTCATCTTCGGTGTGGTTGTGTACGCAGAGAGCGTCCGCGTCGAGATTCCCCTCTCGCACTCGCGCGTGAAGGGTGCTCGCGGGCGCTTCCCGGTCAAGCTCATCTACGCGAGCGTCCTGCCGATGATCCTCGTTCGTGCGCTCCAAGCGAACATCCAGTTCCTCGGGCGCATCTTAGAGGCCCAGTGGGCCGGCATGCCCGGCTGGGTCGGCACGTACGCCCAAGGCCAGCCCGTGAGCGGGCTGTTCTACTACCTCGCACCCATCCAGTCACCCGGACAGTGGATGTGGTGGCTTGGACAGACAACGGCCGAGCCGTGGATGATCATGATCCGCGTGCTCATCGACCTGACCTTCATGGTCATCGGTGGCGCAATCTTCGCCATCTTCTGGGTGGAGACCACCGACATGGGGCCGGAAGCAACCGCGCGTCAGATTCAGCGCTCGGGGATGCAGATTCCCGGCTTCCGCCAGAGCCCCGGTGTCATGGAGAAGGTCTTAGAACGCTACATCCCACAGGTCACCATCATCGGCGGTGCCCTCGTGGGCCTGCTCGCCGTCATGGCGAACATGCTCGGCACCATCGGTGCCGTCTCCGGTACGGGCTTGCTGCTCACCGTCTCCATCACGTACAAACTGTACGAGGAGATCGCAGAGGAGCAACTCATGGAGATGCACCCGATGATGCGCCAGATGTTCGGCGGCGGCGACTAACTCCGGTTCGCAGTTTTCATTTTTTGTGCGCTGACCGGTGAGCCACAGGGTCACCGACGCCGCACACGGACGTTTATCCACTCGCACACGAATCCGAGAGCATGCGCGCTGCAGTGTTGCGAGAGTACGGAGAACCGCTCGAAATCGAAGAGCGCGAGCCACCGACACCGGAGCCACACGGCGCGGTCGTCGCCGTAGAGGCGTGTGGCATCTGTCGCAGCGACTGGCACGCGTGGATGGGCCACGGCGAGTGGGCCGACGACCAAGTGCCCCGCGGGCAGGTGTTGGGACACGAACCCGCAGGCGAAGTCGTGGCGGTTGGCGAGCAGGTCACAGCCCTCTCAGTCGGAGACCGTATCGCGGTGCCGTTCAATCTCGGTGACGGGACGTGCCACTACTGTCGAAATGGGTACGGAAACGTCTGTGTGAACGACCGGGCACTCGGGTTTCAGCCGGAGGCTCCCGGTGCGTTCGCAGAGCAGGTACACCTTCCGTGGGCGGAGTACAACGCGATGCGGTTGCCAGAGGGCGTCAGCGTCCGCGACGTGGCCGCACTTGGGTGTCGGTTCATGACGGCGTTTCACGGCCTCGCACACCGCGCCGCCCTCGGCCCCGGCGACTGGCTCGCGGTGCACGGCTGTGGCGGGGTTGGCCTCTCTGCGGTGCACATCGGACACGCACTCGGGGCGCGTGTCGTCGCGGTGGACGTAAACGAGAGTGCACTCGGTCGGGCGAGTGACCTTGGTGCGACGGAAGTCGTGAACGCAACCGAGTGCGAAGTTCCCGCGACAGTACAGGCACTCACGGACGGTGGGGCACACGTTTCGATGGACGCACTCGGTATCGCGGAGACGTGTCGGAACTCCATCCGGTCGCTACGGCGGCGCGGCGAACACGTTCAAGTGGGACTTTCGACCGACACAGAACGCGGCGAGGTATCGGTGCCGACCGATTACATGGCGAGACACGAACTCTCCTTTCACGGTTCTCGTGGGATGCCGCCGACGCGCTACGACGAGCTGTTCGGTCTCATGCAGGCAGGTTCGGTCACGCCCGGAAAGCTGGTCAGTCGCGAGGTCGCCCTCTCAGACGTTTCAGACCGCCTCGACGCGATGACTCGCTACGAGGTCGAAGGCGTAGAGGTCGTGACCGACTTTGCGAACTGAGCTCAGTCGAGGGCGTCCCAATCAATCGGTCCGCTCACGAAGCGCTCTCTGAGCCGCGGCAATACCGTTTCCGCCCACGCCTCGACGAAGTAGTCGTAGGCCTTCGTCCACTCGGGGCCTTCACCCCACCCGCTGTGGGTGAGGCTGACCTGCGTGCGGTCGTTCGGGAGGTCACGGAAGCGGACGACGACGCTCGTCCGTTGGTCGCGGACAGTGGGCAGTGAGGGCGGGGCGTTCCAGGTAAAACTCAGCATCCGCTCCGGTTCGATGGCGAGGATGACGTTGCCTTCGCCCCCACGGAGGCCGTCCGCGCCCTCGGGATTGAAAAACATCTCGTAGGCACCCATCTCGATGAGGTCAATGGTACAGTCGGGCGCGAAGAAGCTTCGCGCGCCCGCGTCGGTGGTCCAGGCGTCCCAGACGGCGGCTCTGCTGGCCGGGACGGTAACGGTTGCGTGGATGACGCGCTCTCTGCCGACAGAACGAAGCTGCATGTAGAGCATAGGCTGGCAGAGAGCGTAAAGTCGTGCTCTCGCCACCCTGTTGAGGCAGCCGTATCCACAGACAAAGACGCCGCGAGTAGAGGCCCCCGCATCGAGCGACGACCGTTGGCCGGTCGCTCACACCCCCATTGGATATTGCAATACCCAATAATGGAGACGCGTGCTGAGATAATGAGCGCTACTCAGGGCGATTGACCGGTCAACTGCCGATAGTTCGGCGTGAGATTGAAATCCATGGTACGCTAACTCACACCACATGTGGGTGTTAGAAATCGGCCTCGAAGCCGCCGGTGTCGAGACGGGAATGGGAGACCTCGTCGCCGCGGCAGTCGTCTGGGTGAGCGTACTCGCGCTGCCGCTCTTGCTGGGAAAAGCCTACGACTTCTGCTATGACTTTTTCAATCCTGTTGTCGAAGACGACTGGGAATAACAAGGGGCGAAACCGGTGGGCGTTAGTCGAAGCTGAAGAGACCGCCGTCAGAGTCGTCTGATTCGGTCGTCGTGGTCGTTGAGGTGGTCTCCTCGGTGGTCGTGGTGGTTGTCGTCGAATCGGTGGTGGTCGTTTCGGTGGTGGTCGTCTCGGTAGTGGTCGTTGATTCCGTCGTCGTTTCTGTAGTCTCGGTCGTCGTGGTGGACTCCGTCGTCGTCGTGTCCGTAATCGTCACCGTTGGTTCGGCCGTTGTAGTCGTCGTACTCGTGGTCGTCGTTGACGTCTCCGTCGACTCGGCTGGCTCGTCGGTCGTCGCCGTCGTGGACGTGGTCGTGTCTTGGGCGGTCGTGGCTTGCGTCGTGGTCGCCGCAGACGTGGTTTGCGTCGGGGTTGCCGTGTTGGCCGTGTCAGATTGGTTGCCCTCGGCGAGGTTGCTGACGGACGACCCCATCTCGGGGGCAAAGGGGGCGATACCCGTCGAGACGGCGATGCCAGAGATGAACAGCAAGAGCCCAACCGCGAAGAGAGATTTTTGTGTCACACCCATCGTTGATTACTCCTTACCTGTCACCCCTCGTTATTATCGGGAGGCTAAACGCGTGAAACGGAAGAAAAAGCGCGCCAGTGTGGTCGATTACCGACCGAATAACCGCTCGCGGAGGGTGCGACTGCGGCCCTTCTCTGCGAGCAACACCGAACACGAGATGTCGTCGACCACGTCAAGGACGAGCGACCCGCGAACGAGGCGAGTGAGCAGGCCCTTTTCGGTCGCACCGATGATGACGAGCGAGGAGTCTTTCGCCGCCGTCTCGATGGCTCCCTCGACGTCGCCCGTGGTGTCGATGCGGAGGTTCACGTCCGCGAGGTCGTGTTCTCTGGCCCACTGTTCTAAGAACACGCGGCCATCTGCCTCCTCGTCGGGTGAGTCGACGGCGTGGAGCAGGGTAATCTCGGAATCGTACTCTGCGCGCAGCATCGTCGCCACGGCCGCAGAGAGGTCTGAATCCGGGCCACCGGCGGTCGGGACGAGCAGCTTCGAGGGGTCGAACCCACGGTCTTTGAGCACGAGGAAGTCACACGGGATGTTCTCGGTGAGTTCGTCTAACGCGCTCTCTGCGCGACCGGGTGCGCCGTGGGAGTCTGCCCCCCAACCCATCACGACGAGGTCTGCCTCGTGGGTTTTTGCCGCGTCGAAAATCTCCTCGAACGACCGGTGTGAGAGGATGGTGTGAGTGTCCACGTCCACGCCGAACGTCGTCGCGTCTTTGCGGGCGCGTTCAAGCAACGTCGAGGACTCCGCGTCGAGTTGGTCTTTGTACGCCGCCGCCCCCGCAAGCGCCGTCTGGTCGGGTACGGTGATGATGTGGATGGCGTCTACGGTGCCACCTTTCTGTTTTGCCACTGCGCTCGCAAGCGAGATGAGGTCTTTCTCGCTCGCGGGGTTTGCAAGCGGCACCATCACGCGATACTGGCCGCCGTCTGGCTGGACGGCCCCCGCCGCAGAGACAGCAGGTTCTGGCATCACGTCAGAGCGATTCAGGATGTACTGGCTCAGGATGCCCTGTTTCTCCGTGCGCGAACGGGCGTAGAAGACGTACCAGAGGGCGGCGAAGGCGACGAAGGCGAGACTGAGGGCGACGATTTCCGGATTGATGAACGCGATGAGCGCGAACGAGATGACCGCCCCGAGAATCGGCACGACGGGGTAGAACGGCACCTCGTAGTCGGGTTTGTAGCCCGCCGGATTCGCCTCGCGCATCACGATGAGCGCGATGTTGAGCAGGCCGTAGATGATGAGGTGGAGCGTACTCCCGGCCGTCGAGAGCGTCGCCAAGTCACCGAACAGGATGAACAGCAAGATGAACCCGCCGGTGAGCGCGATTGCGCGATACGGCGTCCCGAAGCGGGGGTGAATCGTGTTCAGGTCTTCGGTGACGATTTTGTCCCGCCCCATGGCGAAATTGATGCGTGAGGAGGCGAGAATCGAGGCGTTCGCACTCGACGCCGTTGCGAGCAGGCCGCCAAAGAGGAGGGCAACTGCGCCAATCGGCCCGAGGAGGATGCGCGCCACGTCCACGACGGCGGTGTCGTTACCCGCGACCACGCTGTTTGGCACGGCGGCGAGGACGACGAGCAAGACAAGCGCGTAGATGGCGGTGACGAGCAGGACGCTCCCGATGACGGCGCGCGGCAGGTTGCGGCCGGGGTCTTTGATTTCCTCTGCAACCGACGTAATCTGGACGAAACCCAGATACGAGACGAAGATGATGCCCGTCACGGGGAGCAGCGGTCCGTAGCCATCCGGCGCGAATGGCCGGAGAGAGGAGATGTCTGCTTGCAGCGCCCCGACTAGCGTGAACACCGTGAGGATGCCCACGAGCGTGACGACGATGATGTTCTGCAGGCGGCCCGTCTCTTTTGCGCCCACGTAGTTGATGAACGTGAACAGCGCTGCGCCCACGAGCGCGATGATTTTCGCACCCGTCAGGGTGAGCGGCCCAAGCGCGAGGGTGGGCACGTCTACGAACACGGAGACGTACTGGCCAAAGCCGAACATGTAGAACGCAGAGGCAAAGGCAAGGCCCATCCAGTTGGCCCAACCTGCAATGCTGCCGAACAGCGGCCCGAGGGCGTGATTGACGTAGTAGTACGCGCCCCCGGCTTTCGGCATGGCCGTGCCGAGTTCACTCGCGGAGAGTGCGGTGAGCAGGGCAATCCCGCCACCGAGGACGAACGCCGCGGCGGCGAGTGGGCCGGCGGTTTCGACGGCCACGCCAGGCAGGACGAAGATGCCCGCCCCAATCATGGTGCCCACGCCGATGGTCAGCGCGGCGAGCGGCCCGAGGTCTTTTGCGAGTTCTTCGTCACTCATTTGTCAGTGACGTCCGGCAAGACGACCACCGGCCGGTCGGTGTCGGTCACGAGAGACAGTGCAACGTCCCCAGAGAGCAGGCGAACCCACCGGCTCCCTCCACGCGGCGAGAAGGCGATTGCCGTCGCGTCTACGTCCGAAGCAGTGTCGAAAATCGTCTCTGCAACGTCCGTCCCGTAGCGCAGTTCGGTCTCGACGGTGACCGTGGTGAGCGTGTCTTTGACCACGGCGAAGATGTCTGCTGCGCCCTCCTGCCGTTGTTCGACGGAGGCTTTGTCGGGTGCGCCACCCGCTTTTTCGATGACGTGAAGCGCCACGACGCGGCTGTCGGCGTCGAGATACGGCGCGAGCGCGAGACACGTCGTTCGCGCGTCGGTCTCGTCAGCGACCGGGACGACGACGCAGTCGACGAGGGAGTTACCCATCGACACCACCGCCCGGTGGCTCGTGTTCGATAGCGAGGCCGTGACAGTTCCCGTTGCTGGCGAGTGAATGGTTCATGATAGGTGCAGACAGACTACTCGAACTTAACTGGTCGGTGTCGTCGGTCGATACGTGAGCAAGTTGCACACTGAGACGGTCTGAGGAATAGAAATGAACTTACCTCCCCCGGCAAAACACGACAACCATGAAGAGTCTCGCTCGTGAGGGGTCTGGATGCGAGTAATCGTTGTGGGAGCCGGTGAAGTCGGCTCCAGTATCGCAGCGAGCCTCGCAGACAGCCACGAAGTGGTCGTGATTGATATTGACCGCGACCGCGTCGAGGCGCTCACCTACTCCCTCGACGTGCTCGCTATCGAAGGCGACGGCGCAGACCTCGACACGCTGAGAGAAGCCGGTATCGAACAGACCGACATGGTCATCGCTAGCACGGACGACGACGAGACGAACATCGTGACCTGTGGCACGGTCAAAACCACGAGTGACGCCTTCACCATCGCCCGGGTGAAGAACACGAAGTATCTCACGACGTGGCAGAGCAAAGAAGGCGCATTCGGCGTCGATTTCCTCGTGTGTACGGACTTGCTGACCGCAGAGAGCATCGTCCGCGTCGTTGGCCTCCCCGCGACCCAAGACGTAGACGCCTTCGCGGGCGGAAGCGTCCTCATGGCCCAGTTTGGCATCTCGGCTGAAAGCCCCATCACCGGTCAGACGATTCGAGACGCAGACCGCTTCGACTCGCTCACCTTCGCCGCCATCTTGCGGGGAGATGCGGTCGTCATCCCGCGCGGGGAGACGACGATCGAAACCGACGACCAAGTCATCGTCATCGGCAGCCCCGAGAGTGTCCGCGGCTTTGCGATGGAACTCGCCCCCGGACAGGGCGGCAACGGCCAAGACGTAGTCATCATCGGCGGCAGCGAAATCGCCTTCCAGACCGCCCGCCTGCTCGAAGCCCGCGGCTTTCATC from Haladaptatus sp. ZSTT2 encodes:
- a CDS encoding zinc-binding dehydrogenase, encoding MRAAVLREYGEPLEIEEREPPTPEPHGAVVAVEACGICRSDWHAWMGHGEWADDQVPRGQVLGHEPAGEVVAVGEQVTALSVGDRIAVPFNLGDGTCHYCRNGYGNVCVNDRALGFQPEAPGAFAEQVHLPWAEYNAMRLPEGVSVRDVAALGCRFMTAFHGLAHRAALGPGDWLAVHGCGGVGLSAVHIGHALGARVVAVDVNESALGRASDLGATEVVNATECEVPATVQALTDGGAHVSMDALGIAETCRNSIRSLRRRGEHVQVGLSTDTERGEVSVPTDYMARHELSFHGSRGMPPTRYDELFGLMQAGSVTPGKLVSREVALSDVSDRLDAMTRYEVEGVEVVTDFAN
- a CDS encoding SRPBCC family protein; its protein translation is MQLRSVGRERVIHATVTVPASRAAVWDAWTTDAGARSFFAPDCTIDLIEMGAYEMFFNPEGADGLRGGEGNVILAIEPERMLSFTWNAPPSLPTVRDQRTSVVVRFRDLPNDRTQVSLTHSGWGEGPEWTKAYDYFVEAWAETVLPRLRERFVSGPIDWDALD
- a CDS encoding amino acid permease; its protein translation is MSDEELAKDLGPLAALTIGVGTMIGAGIFVLPGVAVETAGPLAAAAFVLGGGIALLTALSASELGTAMPKAGGAYYYVNHALGPLFGSIAGWANWMGLAFASAFYMFGFGQYVSVFVDVPTLALGPLTLTGAKIIALVGAALFTFINYVGAKETGRLQNIIVVTLVGILTVFTLVGALQADISSLRPFAPDGYGPLLPVTGIIFVSYLGFVQITSVAEEIKDPGRNLPRAVIGSVLLVTAIYALVLLVVLAAVPNSVVAGNDTAVVDVARILLGPIGAVALLFGGLLATASSANASILASSRINFAMGRDKIVTEDLNTIHPRFGTPYRAIALTGGFILLFILFGDLATLSTAGSTLHLIIYGLLNIALIVMREANPAGYKPDYEVPFYPVVPILGAVISFALIAFINPEIVALSLAFVAFAALWYVFYARSRTEKQGILSQYILNRSDVMPEPAVSAAGAVQPDGGQYRVMVPLANPASEKDLISLASAVAKQKGGTVDAIHIITVPDQTALAGAAAYKDQLDAESSTLLERARKDATTFGVDVDTHTILSHRSFEEIFDAAKTHEADLVVMGWGADSHGAPGRAESALDELTENIPCDFLVLKDRGFDPSKLLVPTAGGPDSDLSAAVATMLRAEYDSEITLLHAVDSPDEEADGRVFLEQWAREHDLADVNLRIDTTGDVEGAIETAAKDSSLVIIGATEKGLLTRLVRGSLVLDVVDDISCSVLLAEKGRSRTLRERLFGR
- a CDS encoding universal stress protein; amino-acid sequence: MGNSLVDCVVVPVADETDARTTCLALAPYLDADSRVVALHVIEKAGGAPDKASVEQRQEGAADIFAVVKDTLTTVTVETELRYGTDVAETIFDTASDVDATAIAFSPRGGSRWVRLLSGDVALSLVTDTDRPVVVLPDVTDK
- the trkA gene encoding Trk system potassium transporter TrkA, which gives rise to MRVIVVGAGEVGSSIAASLADSHEVVVIDIDRDRVEALTYSLDVLAIEGDGADLDTLREAGIEQTDMVIASTDDDETNIVTCGTVKTTSDAFTIARVKNTKYLTTWQSKEGAFGVDFLVCTDLLTAESIVRVVGLPATQDVDAFAGGSVLMAQFGISAESPITGQTIRDADRFDSLTFAAILRGDAVVIPRGETTIETDDQVIVIGSPESVRGFAMELAPGQGGNGQDVVIIGGSEIAFQTARLLEARGFHPRLIEDREARALELAERLPNTTVMESDPTDIEFLTREMVGQADIVIAGLESDERNLLASLLAKRLGAKRTVAIVDAGEYVDLFEAVGVDVAVNPREATAEEITRFTRDEQAENVALIESDRAEVLEFEIDADSILAGRPIQQSVADLPEGVVIGAVTRDNRMITPRGDTVIEVNDHVVLFVDHDAIDAVTASV